From Vreelandella neptunia, the proteins below share one genomic window:
- a CDS encoding allantoate amidohydrolase, which produces MTNTVAHTAFNQGELGTALIERLDEAAQYSEPGPGVTRLFCSQAHRQVLPLISRWMEHAGLTPQLDAAGNLVGRCPKAQAGEKTFIMGSHQDSVIEGGKYDGMLGVALPLLALEALKREGVTLPFGVEVVAFGDEEGVRFPTTLVGSKALAGSVTPDQLEAQDAEGISLREALMAFGCTPEDIPATAREPANTLGFLEVHIEQGPILEQRDHAVGIVTALTGIERHKVTLSGKAGHAGTTPMNMRHDALVGAAEMVLAIDSVLQNTDELVGVVGRLDVHPNAVNVIPAQVTFTVELRSPESATRQYGREAVTAALEAVAKRRGLTINIENTYSADAVACADWMMTALEQACTQVGQPAERMFSGAGHDGLAMQALTDIGMLFVRCKEGLSHHPDEAITAEDGEAATRVVMAFLQQLPRP; this is translated from the coding sequence ATGACCAACACGGTTGCTCACACTGCTTTTAACCAAGGCGAACTGGGAACGGCATTGATTGAACGCCTGGACGAAGCTGCCCAATACTCTGAGCCAGGCCCTGGTGTCACGCGACTGTTCTGCTCCCAGGCGCATCGCCAGGTATTACCGTTAATCAGCCGCTGGATGGAACACGCGGGGCTTACTCCCCAACTGGATGCCGCTGGCAATCTTGTGGGTCGCTGCCCCAAAGCTCAAGCGGGTGAGAAAACCTTCATTATGGGATCTCATCAAGATTCAGTAATAGAAGGGGGCAAATACGACGGCATGCTAGGCGTGGCCCTACCGCTATTGGCCTTGGAGGCGCTTAAACGCGAAGGCGTGACGCTGCCATTCGGGGTAGAAGTGGTCGCGTTTGGCGACGAAGAAGGCGTTCGCTTCCCGACCACGCTGGTCGGCAGTAAAGCGCTGGCGGGGAGCGTGACACCCGACCAACTGGAAGCCCAGGATGCCGAGGGAATCTCTCTGCGAGAGGCATTAATGGCCTTCGGTTGTACACCTGAGGACATTCCCGCTACCGCCCGCGAACCTGCCAACACGCTGGGTTTTTTAGAAGTACATATTGAACAAGGGCCAATCCTGGAACAGCGTGATCATGCTGTGGGCATTGTCACGGCGCTAACGGGTATTGAACGCCACAAGGTCACGCTAAGCGGCAAGGCCGGTCATGCCGGTACTACGCCGATGAACATGCGACATGACGCGCTAGTCGGCGCGGCGGAAATGGTGCTTGCTATCGATAGCGTACTGCAGAACACCGATGAGCTGGTCGGCGTGGTGGGCAGACTCGATGTCCACCCCAACGCGGTCAATGTGATTCCCGCCCAGGTAACGTTCACGGTAGAGCTACGCTCTCCAGAGTCGGCGACTCGCCAATATGGAAGGGAAGCCGTAACAGCAGCGTTGGAGGCAGTGGCGAAACGCCGCGGATTAACCATTAATATTGAAAACACCTACAGCGCCGATGCGGTGGCCTGTGCCGACTGGATGATGACCGCCCTCGAACAGGCGTGCACCCAGGTTGGCCAACCGGCAGAGCGAATGTTTAGCGGCGCTGGGCATGATGGCTTAGCGATGCAGGCATTAACCGATATCGGCATGCTGTTTGTACGCTGTAAAGAGGGGCTTAGCCACCACCCAGACGAAGCTATTACCGCCGAAGACGGCGAAGCCGCGACGCGAGTGGTCATGGCATTTTTACAGCAGCTGCCACGTCCATAG
- a CDS encoding FadR/GntR family transcriptional regulator: MLKNAPQRRPYQVAETIKCWIVDRHLKPGDRLPSESELMETLQVSKGTVRESTRVLEAQGLVETRTGPGGGAFVREMSEAKAVSLLSNYLFFKEISIKDIYQIRLALEPELAASLAGKVAASDMVRLRESLHSYADPADDSETERQQHLDSLHFHLMLAELAGGNQLLTFIIRFTIQVLSDLTIYHRLYEPVTHDLGQTGCRYHAEILDAIELGDAESAYNIMREHMLDAQQVMNQQEAQVRRGFLPEPLA, encoded by the coding sequence ATGTTAAAAAACGCCCCTCAGCGCCGCCCTTATCAGGTGGCGGAAACCATTAAATGCTGGATCGTGGATCGGCACCTAAAGCCGGGTGACCGGCTACCTAGCGAGTCGGAGCTGATGGAGACCCTGCAGGTCTCGAAAGGGACAGTGCGAGAGAGCACGCGAGTACTGGAAGCCCAGGGGTTGGTCGAAACTCGCACAGGGCCCGGAGGCGGCGCTTTTGTGCGTGAGATGAGTGAGGCCAAAGCGGTATCGCTATTAAGCAATTACCTGTTTTTCAAAGAGATATCAATCAAGGATATCTATCAGATACGCTTGGCGTTAGAGCCTGAACTAGCCGCTTCGTTAGCCGGTAAAGTGGCTGCCAGTGATATGGTGCGTTTACGTGAAAGTCTGCATAGTTACGCAGACCCTGCGGACGATAGTGAGACTGAGCGTCAGCAACACCTTGATTCGCTGCATTTCCACCTGATGCTCGCTGAGCTAGCCGGTGGCAATCAGCTGCTGACATTTATTATCCGCTTCACCATACAGGTGCTCTCAGATCTGACGATTTATCACCGTCTCTATGAGCCAGTTACCCACGATTTAGGACAGACTGGCTGTCGCTATCATGCAGAAATTTTGGATGCCATTGAGCTTGGCGATGCCGAAAGCGCCTATAACATCATGCGCGAGCATATGCTTGATGCCCAACAAGTGATGAATCAGCAGGAGGCTCAGGTACGCCGAGGCTTTTTACCTGAGCCACTAGCGTAA
- a CDS encoding alkene reductase, whose product MAFETLFTPLQLGSLSIPNRVVMAPLTRARTPDSVPGELQEAYYGQRAGAGLIISEATNISPTARGYVYTPGIWTDEQETGWKGVVDAVHAKGGRIALQLWHVGRVSHEMVQPDGQQPVAPSALKGEGAQCFVEFEDGTAGQHPTSTPRALETDEIPGIVADYRQAAERAKRAGFDMVEVHAANAYLLNQFLATGTNKRTDQYGGSLENRARFPLEVVDAVIDVYGADRVGIRMTPFIELFGLTDDEPEAMAFYMAEQLSKRGLAYLHLNEPNWAGGDITFPDGFREQMRERFSGSLIYCGNYDAERAEKRISENTTDAVAFGRPYIANPDLPERFRVNAPLTEPNHETFYGGDEKGYTDYPFMDNGYDRMS is encoded by the coding sequence ATGGCTTTCGAAACACTGTTTACTCCCCTCCAACTGGGCAGCCTATCGATTCCTAACCGGGTTGTTATGGCGCCGCTGACACGGGCGCGTACACCCGATAGCGTACCGGGTGAACTTCAGGAAGCTTACTACGGCCAGCGCGCAGGAGCGGGGCTGATCATCAGCGAAGCCACCAATATCTCTCCCACTGCCCGTGGCTATGTGTATACACCCGGTATTTGGACGGATGAGCAGGAAACAGGCTGGAAAGGCGTTGTTGATGCAGTACACGCCAAAGGTGGCCGTATTGCCCTGCAACTGTGGCACGTTGGGCGAGTTTCTCACGAAATGGTTCAACCTGACGGTCAACAGCCGGTAGCACCGAGTGCCTTGAAAGGCGAAGGCGCCCAGTGTTTCGTAGAGTTTGAAGATGGCACTGCAGGTCAGCACCCCACCAGCACGCCACGTGCGCTGGAAACCGACGAGATCCCAGGCATTGTTGCCGACTATCGCCAAGCGGCCGAACGCGCCAAGCGCGCTGGCTTCGATATGGTTGAAGTGCACGCGGCAAACGCCTACCTGCTCAACCAGTTTCTGGCAACCGGTACTAACAAGCGTACCGACCAGTACGGCGGTTCACTGGAAAACCGTGCTCGCTTCCCGCTGGAAGTGGTTGATGCGGTGATTGACGTTTACGGTGCTGACCGGGTTGGCATACGCATGACGCCGTTTATCGAACTGTTTGGTTTGACCGACGATGAGCCGGAAGCGATGGCATTTTACATGGCCGAGCAGCTTTCCAAACGCGGCCTTGCCTACCTGCATCTGAACGAACCCAACTGGGCCGGTGGCGATATCACCTTCCCTGACGGTTTCCGCGAGCAAATGCGTGAGCGCTTTAGCGGCAGCCTCATCTACTGCGGCAACTACGATGCAGAGCGCGCCGAGAAACGTATCAGCGAGAACACCACCGACGCCGTTGCCTTTGGCCGCCCCTATATCGCCAACCCTGATTTACCCGAGCGGTTCCGAGTTAACGCGCCACTGACTGAGCCGAACCACGAAACGTTCTATGGCGGTGATGAGAAGGGTTACACCGACTATCCATTCATGGATAACGGGTATGATCGCATGAGTTAA
- a CDS encoding TspO/MBR family protein: MLGSLLALLVSLLLVGLTASTGARFRPDGWYRELSKPSWTPPDIAFPIAWGILYLLMAIAAWRIYMADDSAWRSASLAAYALQLMVNAAWSWLFFGRKQIVAALVDIMVLLALISVTIALFSQVDTLAAWLMVPYGLWVALALALNATIFRLNKA, from the coding sequence ATGCTTGGTTCGCTATTAGCGCTGCTGGTGTCTCTACTGCTCGTCGGCCTTACCGCCTCGACTGGTGCGCGCTTTCGGCCTGATGGTTGGTATCGCGAACTAAGTAAGCCAAGCTGGACACCTCCAGATATCGCTTTCCCTATTGCTTGGGGCATACTGTATTTGTTGATGGCTATCGCCGCATGGCGTATTTATATGGCGGATGACTCAGCATGGCGCTCAGCAAGCTTAGCGGCTTACGCGCTGCAGCTCATGGTCAATGCCGCTTGGTCGTGGCTGTTCTTTGGGCGTAAACAAATTGTCGCTGCGCTGGTAGATATCATGGTGTTACTGGCATTAATTTCGGTCACCATTGCATTGTTTTCCCAGGTGGACACCCTAGCCGCGTGGCTTATGGTGCCCTACGGGCTCTGGGTAGCACTTGCATTAGCCCTCAATGCCACTATTTTTCGGCTAAATAAAGCCTGA
- a CDS encoding cell division protein ZipA C-terminal FtsZ-binding domain-containing protein, whose protein sequence is MDRTTTIIVLAFASLVLAAIATAIFIYVIVPWRRRRRAAKAAASRPVQLDSSEEAQEPDAHAPSKQTKKVTQHSLFIIFDQPSEDSDERLTQWLREKDAHYDALKKIFLIDGQQPSNPITIANAFPPGEMPDLLRGETHAPIKGISLLVKPPLRKRRNQQMHVYVELAKEMQTVFSGKMLNDERELATDSTFEQIIGE, encoded by the coding sequence ATGGATCGCACCACGACTATAATAGTACTCGCCTTCGCATCGCTGGTATTAGCCGCAATAGCAACAGCGATATTTATATACGTCATTGTGCCCTGGCGCCGCCGACGGCGCGCAGCGAAAGCCGCTGCCTCTCGTCCGGTTCAATTAGACAGCTCTGAAGAAGCTCAAGAACCTGACGCCCATGCACCTTCAAAGCAAACTAAAAAAGTTACGCAGCATTCGCTTTTTATAATCTTTGATCAGCCTAGTGAAGATTCAGACGAGCGCCTTACCCAGTGGCTACGGGAGAAAGACGCTCACTACGACGCGCTAAAAAAGATATTTTTAATCGACGGCCAACAGCCGTCGAACCCCATCACTATCGCCAACGCCTTTCCACCGGGGGAAATGCCTGACCTGCTGCGCGGGGAAACCCATGCTCCCATCAAGGGTATTAGTTTATTAGTGAAACCACCGCTACGTAAGCGACGTAATCAACAAATGCATGTCTACGTAGAACTCGCCAAAGAGATGCAGACGGTGTTTAGCGGCAAAATGCTCAATGACGAGCGCGAACTCGCCACCGACAGCACCTTTGAGCAAATTATCGGCGAATAG
- a CDS encoding ABC-F family ATPase gives MIATANITMQFGAKPLFENVSVKFNNGNRYGLIGANGCGKSTFMKILGGDLEPSSGQVMLDSSTRLGKLRQDQFAFENERVIDTVIMGNVELWSVAAERERIYSLAEMSEEDGMAVADLEVRFAELDGYTAESRAGELLLGLGIPIEQHTGPMSEVSPGWKLRVLLAQALFSDPDVLLLDEPTNHLDINTIRWLEDILKARSSTMIIISHDRHFLNSVCTHMADLDYGEITLFPGNYDDYMTAATAVRERQHSDNAKKKAQIAELQQFVSRFSANASKAKQATSRARQIDKIKLEDIKPSSRVSPFIRFDQAKKIHRNAVNVDGITKSYEGDKPLFERLSMTVEAGERIAIIGPNGIGKTTLLKTLAGELHPDAGEVKWTEAAEVGVFAQDHSDDFAVDATLFEWMSAWTQGGEQVVRGALGRMLFSSDDIGKSVKVISGGEQGRMLFGKLILTQPNVMLMDEPTNHLDMESIEALNLALENYPGTLLFVSHDREFVSSLATRIIDMQPEGIVDFSGSYDDYLRSQGVV, from the coding sequence GTGATCGCTACCGCCAATATCACCATGCAGTTTGGGGCCAAGCCCCTGTTTGAAAATGTCTCCGTTAAATTCAATAACGGCAACCGCTACGGCCTGATCGGTGCGAACGGCTGTGGCAAATCCACCTTTATGAAAATTCTCGGTGGCGATTTGGAGCCCTCTTCCGGCCAGGTGATGCTGGATAGCAGTACACGGTTGGGTAAGCTGCGTCAGGATCAGTTTGCGTTTGAAAACGAGCGCGTTATCGATACCGTCATCATGGGTAACGTAGAGCTCTGGTCGGTGGCTGCCGAGCGCGAACGCATTTACTCCCTGGCCGAGATGAGCGAAGAGGACGGCATGGCCGTCGCTGATCTGGAAGTCCGCTTTGCTGAGCTGGATGGCTACACCGCGGAGTCTCGCGCAGGTGAACTATTGCTGGGCTTGGGTATTCCCATCGAGCAACACACCGGCCCGATGAGCGAAGTCTCACCTGGCTGGAAGCTGCGCGTGCTGCTTGCTCAGGCGCTGTTCTCCGACCCGGATGTACTGCTGCTGGATGAGCCGACCAACCACCTGGATATCAACACTATCCGCTGGCTGGAAGATATTCTTAAAGCGCGCAGCAGCACCATGATCATCATCTCCCACGACCGCCACTTTTTGAACAGCGTTTGTACGCATATGGCGGATCTGGATTACGGTGAAATCACCCTGTTCCCAGGTAACTACGATGATTACATGACCGCTGCCACGGCGGTTCGTGAGCGCCAGCATTCGGATAACGCCAAGAAAAAGGCTCAGATTGCCGAGCTGCAGCAGTTCGTGAGCCGCTTCTCCGCGAACGCCTCCAAGGCTAAGCAGGCTACGTCTAGGGCGCGTCAAATCGATAAAATCAAACTGGAAGACATCAAGCCATCCAGTCGGGTAAGCCCCTTTATCCGTTTTGATCAAGCCAAGAAAATCCACCGCAACGCCGTTAACGTGGATGGCATTACCAAGAGCTATGAGGGCGACAAGCCGCTGTTCGAGCGCCTCTCCATGACCGTAGAGGCCGGCGAGCGGATTGCCATTATCGGCCCCAACGGCATTGGTAAAACCACGCTGCTGAAAACCCTGGCGGGCGAGCTGCACCCGGATGCTGGTGAAGTGAAGTGGACCGAAGCCGCCGAGGTGGGTGTTTTTGCTCAGGATCACAGCGATGATTTTGCCGTCGATGCCACATTGTTTGAGTGGATGTCGGCATGGACTCAAGGTGGCGAGCAAGTAGTTCGCGGTGCCCTGGGGCGGATGCTGTTTTCCAGCGACGATATTGGCAAATCGGTGAAGGTGATTTCCGGTGGCGAGCAGGGGCGCATGTTGTTCGGTAAGTTAATCCTCACTCAGCCCAACGTAATGCTGATGGACGAACCGACGAACCACCTGGATATGGAGTCTATCGAGGCGCTGAACCTGGCACTTGAGAACTACCCCGGCACGCTGCTGTTTGTAAGCCACGACCGCGAGTTCGTCTCGTCACTAGCCACGCGCATTATTGATATGCAGCCGGAAGGCATTGTCGATTTCAGCGGCAGCTACGACGATTACCTGCGCAGCCAGGGAGTCGTCTAA
- a CDS encoding sirohydrochlorin chelatase: protein MRAIFLVDNGSLRAQATLNLRHVAASLSELLGETVQAASLLHSNKIPAEEVGGIPATTLGPAAERSAEQGATEIIVLPFFFGPSKALTGYLPERMATMQERFPQVKVRVAQPLVDEFGDNDLRLAYLLADNVRDKLRSGSKPHVALVDHGSPIPEVTAVRNRLAGQLSVLLADDVACVAAASMERREGDEYRFNEPLLENLLVTPEFKTGPVILAMLFLSPGRHAGEGGDIAEICAAAEQQHPGLSVTTTKLVGEHPGIVDILATRLRQALDDQRFLLDIPAIS from the coding sequence ATGCGCGCGATTTTTTTAGTGGATAACGGCTCGCTACGAGCGCAGGCAACGCTGAATTTACGCCACGTGGCGGCTTCGCTTAGCGAGTTGTTAGGCGAAACCGTACAGGCGGCCTCGCTGCTGCACTCCAACAAGATCCCAGCAGAAGAGGTGGGAGGCATTCCCGCCACTACCCTTGGCCCCGCCGCTGAACGCAGTGCCGAACAGGGAGCAACGGAGATCATCGTACTGCCGTTCTTTTTTGGCCCCAGCAAAGCGCTGACGGGCTATCTGCCCGAGCGTATGGCCACGATGCAAGAGCGTTTTCCCCAGGTTAAGGTGCGCGTTGCCCAGCCTTTGGTGGATGAATTCGGCGATAACGACCTGCGTTTAGCCTATCTGCTGGCCGACAACGTGCGCGACAAGCTTCGGTCAGGTTCCAAGCCTCACGTGGCGTTGGTGGATCACGGCAGCCCAATCCCTGAAGTCACTGCCGTACGCAACCGCCTGGCGGGGCAGCTAAGCGTGCTGTTAGCCGATGACGTAGCGTGTGTTGCCGCTGCCTCCATGGAGCGGCGCGAGGGCGATGAGTACCGCTTTAACGAGCCGCTGCTGGAAAACTTGCTGGTGACACCCGAGTTCAAGACAGGCCCGGTTATCTTGGCGATGCTGTTTCTTTCGCCGGGGCGCCACGCCGGGGAGGGCGGTGATATTGCCGAGATTTGCGCGGCGGCTGAACAGCAGCATCCAGGGCTTTCCGTTACCACGACCAAACTGGTGGGTGAACATCCGGGCATTGTCGATATTCTTGCCACTCGACTACGCCAAGCGCTTGATGATCAACGCTTTCTACTCGATATCCCAGCAATTAGCTGA
- a CDS encoding gamma-glutamylcyclotransferase translates to MLDTTALNQQRNFFEGHAAIWLFGYGSLIWKADFAYLERRPAYIHGWERRFWQGSHDHRGTPEAPGRVATLIRAKDSICHGMAYRIAPEVLAPLDVREKNGYLREKVLLTFMDEKTPVAEKSSGTEQSEGLIYLASDDNPAFLGDAPLDEIAQQIANAHGPSGPNRDYLVNLAKALRELGAKDAHIFALEQQLSRF, encoded by the coding sequence ATGCTTGATACCACTGCACTTAACCAGCAAAGAAACTTCTTCGAAGGCCATGCGGCTATATGGCTATTCGGCTACGGCTCGCTGATTTGGAAGGCTGACTTCGCCTACCTGGAGCGCCGCCCGGCGTATATACACGGCTGGGAGCGGCGATTTTGGCAGGGCTCCCATGATCACCGCGGCACGCCTGAAGCGCCTGGGCGGGTGGCAACGCTGATCCGCGCCAAAGATTCGATTTGCCACGGCATGGCCTACCGCATTGCCCCGGAAGTGCTCGCACCGTTGGATGTGCGGGAGAAGAACGGCTATTTGCGGGAAAAAGTACTGCTAACGTTTATGGATGAGAAGACGCCTGTTGCTGAGAAGAGTAGCGGAACCGAACAGAGCGAAGGGCTTATTTATCTGGCCAGCGATGACAACCCGGCCTTTTTGGGCGACGCACCGCTTGACGAGATCGCCCAGCAAATTGCCAACGCCCACGGCCCCAGCGGCCCCAACCGCGACTACTTGGTCAACCTCGCCAAGGCGCTTCGGGAGCTAGGTGCCAAAGACGCCCATATCTTTGCTCTGGAGCAGCAGTTGAGCCGCTTTTAA
- a CDS encoding HPP family protein — protein MKTYLGKMRGQPVKRAWVGWQDAFWSWVGAFTGMAVICWLSSAWLSQQLLIVGSFGATSVLIYAAPESPFAQPSHVLFGSVLSAGIGVACYQLLGATPLSMALAVSLSVLGMQLTHTVHPPGAAAALIAVGGGASVHQLGWWYPLLPIGAGSIVMLVIAILVNNLARHRRYPRYW, from the coding sequence ATGAAAACTTATCTTGGCAAGATGCGGGGGCAGCCAGTCAAACGTGCCTGGGTAGGCTGGCAGGATGCTTTTTGGTCATGGGTCGGAGCCTTTACCGGTATGGCGGTTATTTGCTGGTTAAGCTCGGCGTGGCTGTCACAACAACTGCTCATTGTAGGCTCCTTCGGCGCAACCTCGGTGCTCATCTATGCGGCACCTGAAAGCCCTTTTGCCCAGCCCAGTCATGTACTGTTTGGCAGCGTGCTCTCCGCGGGTATTGGCGTTGCTTGCTACCAACTGCTGGGAGCGACTCCGCTCTCAATGGCGCTGGCCGTATCACTGTCGGTGCTGGGTATGCAGCTAACCCATACGGTTCACCCACCGGGAGCCGCGGCGGCCCTGATTGCGGTCGGCGGGGGTGCCAGCGTTCATCAACTGGGGTGGTGGTATCCTCTTTTGCCAATCGGAGCGGGCAGTATAGTGATGCTGGTAATCGCCATACTGGTCAATAACCTTGCCCGGCATCGTCGTTATCCACGCTACTGGTAG
- a CDS encoding YciI family protein, with translation MKQFALVAYDYTDEGALNRRLACREPHLEGLRTLYRSGNFVSGGVVLNDEGKMIGSNAHFRFATREDLEAWLAQEPYMTERVWERVDIREVKLFDPSV, from the coding sequence ATGAAGCAGTTTGCGTTGGTCGCCTACGATTACACTGATGAAGGTGCCTTAAACCGCCGCTTGGCTTGTCGCGAGCCGCACTTGGAGGGGCTCCGTACTCTCTATCGGTCGGGTAATTTCGTAAGTGGTGGGGTGGTGCTGAACGATGAAGGTAAAATGATCGGTTCAAATGCACATTTCAGATTTGCTACTCGAGAAGATTTAGAGGCTTGGCTGGCGCAAGAGCCTTATATGACTGAGCGTGTCTGGGAGCGGGTCGATATACGCGAAGTTAAGCTGTTTGATCCCTCTGTATAG